From Selenomonas sp. AB3002, one genomic window encodes:
- the ccsA gene encoding cytochrome c biogenesis protein CcsA, which produces MAGAASLGFTLAFSLLAVFVCAFRRKAGEKWGAYLACGALGGTAVASVLLMAAIFQNDFGLEYVANYSSKDLDPLYKFSVFWAGQQGSFLLWLLIHALVGGYLACRKKLAPQGMAVYMLLQALLAVLVLGKSPFLPVAELMEDGVGLNPLLQDPWMAIHPPIIFIGYALLAVPFAYGAGALWQDPKDDGWLEPARKWTLIAWAFLGAGIFIGGYWAYKVLGWGGYWGWDPVENSSLVPWLLAAVLLHLLKVAKVRPNVRVMAHLAAIFTYSFVLYGTFLTRSGILGDFSVHSFSGTSIGLLIAVVNALVLMAALCQLIWKLKELPQGEIYEGYGNREFLLSLGMLLLVFMAVIIFLGMSMPLLTQLAGKPAAVDTNFYVRTTLPLAVAMLAVLTCCSMRGYGGSRLLQGQKVKMVLAGCFVLGAVLALAAGVRGILPLLLAGTALLGVGASVLGYPRSGLRLGGTIAHVGLGLGLLAIVLSGSGSQTLSEEFQAGETRSLLGHEITYRGQDFSEDGKGKAYVYEVDGQEVRAHTKLHSNGSDAAREPAIYKSLTGDIYIAPTPPQETGVEELTLKKKQIALAGEEAYLLEDVEAEEEPGGRLRLTAEISVTDGDVVDTIRPVIEVSQNRTGNSQPVSVLEGRKRVRLTGMTEDYKKVRLEILPSLEEAEKAAVTASVSTKPYIWLLWLACTAVTCGCLLAAKK; this is translated from the coding sequence ATGGCAGGGGCTGCGAGCCTGGGATTTACTTTGGCCTTTTCCTTACTGGCCGTGTTCGTGTGTGCCTTCCGCAGGAAGGCCGGGGAGAAGTGGGGGGCTTATCTGGCCTGTGGGGCCTTGGGAGGAACGGCTGTTGCTAGTGTCCTCCTGATGGCTGCCATCTTCCAAAATGACTTCGGTCTGGAGTATGTGGCAAATTACTCGTCAAAGGATTTGGATCCGCTGTACAAGTTTTCTGTTTTCTGGGCAGGGCAGCAGGGCTCCTTCCTACTGTGGCTGCTGATCCACGCCCTGGTGGGCGGGTATCTGGCCTGCAGGAAGAAGCTGGCGCCCCAGGGCATGGCGGTGTATATGCTGCTGCAGGCCCTGCTGGCTGTACTGGTGCTGGGGAAAAGTCCCTTCCTGCCTGTGGCGGAACTCATGGAAGATGGGGTGGGGCTGAATCCCCTGTTGCAGGACCCCTGGATGGCCATTCATCCGCCCATTATCTTCATTGGCTATGCCCTTTTGGCAGTGCCCTTTGCCTACGGGGCAGGAGCCCTTTGGCAGGACCCGAAGGATGATGGCTGGCTGGAGCCTGCCAGGAAATGGACCCTCATAGCCTGGGCTTTTTTGGGAGCGGGCATTTTCATTGGCGGCTACTGGGCCTACAAAGTGCTGGGCTGGGGAGGATACTGGGGCTGGGACCCGGTGGAGAACTCATCCCTGGTGCCCTGGCTGCTGGCGGCTGTGCTGCTGCATTTGCTGAAGGTGGCCAAGGTTCGTCCCAATGTGCGCGTCATGGCACACCTGGCTGCCATCTTCACTTACTCTTTTGTGCTTTATGGCACATTTTTGACCCGCAGCGGCATCCTGGGGGATTTTTCCGTCCACTCCTTCAGCGGCACCAGCATCGGCCTATTGATTGCGGTGGTGAATGCCCTGGTGCTGATGGCCGCCCTTTGCCAGCTTATTTGGAAGCTGAAGGAACTGCCCCAGGGGGAAATCTATGAGGGCTATGGCAACCGGGAATTCCTGCTTTCCCTTGGCATGCTGCTCCTGGTCTTTATGGCGGTGATCATCTTCCTGGGCATGTCCATGCCCCTGCTCACCCAACTGGCAGGCAAACCTGCGGCGGTGGATACGAATTTCTATGTCAGGACGACCCTGCCTTTGGCCGTGGCCATGCTGGCGGTGCTGACCTGTTGCTCTATGCGGGGCTATGGCGGCAGCCGTCTGCTGCAGGGGCAGAAGGTGAAAATGGTTTTGGCCGGATGCTTCGTGCTGGGAGCGGTCCTGGCCCTGGCAGCAGGTGTCAGGGGAATCCTGCCCTTGCTTCTGGCGGGGACAGCCTTGCTGGGAGTGGGAGCTTCTGTCCTGGGATATCCCCGCAGCGGCCTCAGACTGGGAGGAACCATTGCTCATGTGGGGCTGGGGCTGGGGCTTCTGGCCATCGTGCTTTCCGGCAGCGGCAGCCAGACTCTTTCGGAAGAGTTCCAGGCAGGAGAGACCAGGAGCCTGCTGGGTCATGAAATAACTTATAGGGGACAGGACTTTTCAGAAGATGGCAAAGGGAAGGCCTATGTGTATGAGGTGGACGGGCAGGAAGTCCGCGCCCACACCAAGCTGCACTCAAATGGTTCTGATGCCGCCAGGGAGCCAGCCATCTATAAATCCTTGACAGGGGATATCTATATCGCTCCCACGCCGCCCCAGGAAACGGGGGTGGAGGAACTGACCCTGAAAAAGAAGCAGATTGCCCTGGCAGGAGAGGAGGCATATCTGCTGGAAGATGTGGAGGCCGAGGAGGAGCCCGGGGGACGCCTGAGGCTTACGGCGGAGATTTCCGTGACCGACGGGGATGTGGTTGATACCATAAGGCCCGTTATAGAGGTATCTCAAAACCGCACGGGAAATTCCCAGCCGGTGAGCGTGCTGGAGGGCAGGAAGCGCGTGCGGCTGACAGGCATGACTGAAGATTACAAGAAGGTGCGCCTGGAAATCCTGCCTTCCCTGGAAGAGGCTGAAAAAGCTGCAGTCACCGCTTCCGTCAGCACAAAGCCCTATATCTGGCTGCTCTGGCTTGCCTGCACAGCCGTGACTTGCGGCTGTCTGCTGGCAGCAAAGAAATAA
- a CDS encoding Crp/Fnr family transcriptional regulator — MNMKDLHLAELSVFSGLTMGEIQEFIQHTSAVLKHYGKKERLLEAYEKNDQLGVIVTGKAQILTEDWLGNENVGHSLERGALVGVTSAILSSEYSGSAVEAINEMKVLWIPYKSLLIAGPRLGRIHGIVMKHILEALARKNFLMVEKMEVLSKKSLRERIIIYLLQREKRQKNEQVAVPGRVQLAKELDCNRSALTREIGLMQEEGLLETGPDWLRLIKSRVLGRDIV; from the coding sequence ATGAACATGAAGGATCTGCACTTGGCGGAGCTTTCTGTTTTCTCCGGCCTGACCATGGGGGAAATACAGGAGTTCATCCAGCATACGTCGGCAGTGCTGAAGCATTATGGCAAGAAGGAAAGACTGCTGGAGGCCTACGAGAAAAATGATCAGCTGGGGGTTATCGTGACGGGAAAGGCCCAGATCCTCACGGAAGACTGGCTGGGCAATGAGAACGTGGGGCACAGCCTGGAGCGGGGAGCCCTGGTGGGGGTGACCTCTGCCATCCTGTCTTCGGAGTACAGTGGCAGTGCTGTGGAGGCCATCAATGAGATGAAAGTTCTCTGGATTCCTTACAAGTCCCTGCTGATTGCCGGTCCGCGACTGGGGCGCATCCATGGCATTGTCATGAAGCATATCCTGGAAGCCTTGGCCAGGAAGAACTTCCTCATGGTGGAGAAGATGGAGGTGTTGTCGAAGAAATCCCTGCGGGAGCGCATCATCATCTATCTCCTGCAGAGGGAAAAGCGGCAGAAAAATGAGCAGGTGGCGGTGCCCGGACGGGTGCAGCTGGCCAAAGAACTTGACTGCAACCGCAGCGCCCTGACCCGGGAAATCGGCCTGATGCAGGAAGAAGGGCTGCTGGAAACAGGTCCGGACTGGCTGCGGCTCATAAAGTCCCGGGTACTGGGGCGGGATATCGTTTGA
- the lysS gene encoding lysine--tRNA ligase, giving the protein MSDKNQQAQANESTQDIGALMKVRRDKMEAFREMGVAPFGHRFEVSAYAQPLKDKYDYLQEDEEGEEEVTIAGRLMAIRGHGKASFSVLNDRTGNIQIYFKLDVLGEQKYKEEFKRLDMGDIIGVKGHVFKTRRGEVTVRVEDFDLLSKSLRPLPEKFHGLKDVDVRYRQRYLDLIVNPEVRDTFRKRSQIIKSIRSYLDERDFLEVETPVLSTIAGGAAARPFVTHHNALDIDLYLRIATELSLKRLVVGGMDRVYEMGRVFRNEGMDVRHNPEFTSIEIYQAFADYTDLMDITEGIVCNAAQAVLGTTRINYQGVDIDLANVKRISMNDAVKEATGKDFMACQTVEEARKLADEIGVAYEERHGIGGILNEAFEAKVEESLMQPTFITGHPTEISPLAKRNPEDPRITDRFEFFIYGRELANGFTELNDPIDQEGRFLEQLKQREAGDDEAHVMDRDFITALEYGLPPTGGLGIGVDRLVMLLTDAPSIRDVLLFPTMKPVAE; this is encoded by the coding sequence ATGTCAGACAAGAACCAGCAGGCTCAGGCAAATGAGTCTACTCAGGATATCGGCGCCCTCATGAAGGTGCGCCGTGACAAGATGGAGGCTTTTCGGGAGATGGGGGTGGCCCCCTTCGGCCACCGCTTCGAGGTGAGCGCTTACGCCCAGCCCCTGAAGGATAAGTATGATTACCTCCAGGAGGATGAAGAAGGCGAAGAGGAAGTGACCATCGCCGGCCGTCTTATGGCTATCCGCGGCCATGGCAAGGCTTCCTTCTCCGTGCTGAATGACCGCACCGGCAACATCCAGATTTACTTCAAGCTGGATGTGCTGGGTGAGCAGAAGTACAAGGAAGAGTTCAAGCGCCTTGACATGGGCGACATCATCGGCGTCAAGGGCCATGTGTTCAAGACCCGCCGTGGTGAAGTCACTGTGCGTGTGGAGGACTTCGACCTGCTGTCCAAGTCCCTGCGTCCCCTGCCGGAGAAGTTCCACGGCCTGAAAGATGTGGATGTGCGTTATCGTCAGCGCTATCTGGACCTCATCGTGAATCCCGAGGTCCGGGACACCTTCCGCAAGCGCAGCCAGATCATCAAGTCCATCCGCAGCTACCTGGATGAGCGCGACTTCCTGGAAGTGGAGACCCCGGTGCTCTCCACCATTGCCGGCGGCGCTGCAGCCCGTCCTTTCGTCACCCATCACAATGCCCTGGACATCGATCTCTACCTGCGCATTGCTACGGAGCTCAGCCTGAAGCGCCTGGTGGTGGGCGGCATGGACCGTGTGTACGAAATGGGCCGTGTCTTCCGCAACGAGGGCATGGACGTGCGTCATAACCCTGAGTTTACCTCCATTGAGATCTATCAGGCTTTCGCTGACTATACTGACCTCATGGACATCACTGAGGGCATTGTCTGCAACGCAGCACAGGCTGTATTGGGTACTACCAGGATCAACTATCAGGGCGTGGATATTGACCTTGCCAATGTCAAGCGCATCAGCATGAATGATGCGGTGAAGGAAGCCACGGGCAAGGATTTCATGGCCTGCCAGACTGTGGAAGAAGCCCGCAAGCTGGCTGATGAGATTGGCGTGGCCTACGAGGAGCGCCACGGCATCGGCGGCATCCTCAACGAGGCCTTTGAGGCCAAGGTGGAGGAGAGCCTGATGCAGCCCACATTCATCACCGGCCATCCCACGGAGATCTCTCCTTTGGCCAAGCGCAATCCGGAGGATCCCCGCATTACGGACCGCTTCGAGTTCTTCATCTATGGCCGTGAGCTGGCCAACGGCTTCACGGAGCTCAACGACCCCATCGACCAGGAAGGCCGCTTCCTTGAGCAGCTGAAGCAGCGTGAGGCTGGTGACGATGAGGCCCATGTCATGGACCGCGACTTCATCACCGCCCTGGAGTATGGCCTGCCCCCCACGGGCGGCTTAGGGATAGGCGTGGACCGTCTGGTGATGCTGCTTACCGACGCACCTTCCATCCGCGACGTGCTGCTGTTCCCGACTATGAAGCCGGTGGCAGAGTAA
- the greA gene encoding transcription elongation factor GreA yields MADKKVMLTEDGYNKLVEKLKYMKEVRRMEVADRLKAAIALGDLSENSEYDDAKNEQAFLEGEIQELENKIRNSEIIKAGSGDVVQMGSKVVVKDLEYDEEDTFMLVGSTEADPDEGKISNESPLGSALLGQKVGATVDVHAPAGVIKYQIVEIKG; encoded by the coding sequence ATGGCAGACAAGAAAGTCATGCTGACCGAAGACGGTTATAATAAACTGGTAGAAAAGCTCAAATACATGAAGGAAGTGCGCCGCATGGAGGTGGCTGACCGCTTGAAGGCAGCTATCGCTCTGGGCGACCTTTCCGAGAACTCCGAGTATGATGATGCGAAAAACGAGCAGGCTTTCCTGGAAGGCGAGATCCAGGAGCTGGAGAACAAGATTCGCAACTCTGAGATCATCAAGGCTGGCAGCGGCGACGTGGTGCAGATGGGCAGCAAGGTCGTGGTGAAGGACCTGGAGTATGACGAGGAGGACACCTTCATGCTGGTGGGCTCCACCGAGGCAGACCCGGATGAGGGCAAGATTTCCAATGAGTCTCCCCTGGGCAGCGCTTTGCTGGGCCAGAAGGTAGGAGCTACCGTGGATGTCCACGCTCCCGCAGGCGTCATCAAGTATCAGATCGTGGAAATCAAGGGCTAA
- a CDS encoding GIY-YIG nuclease family protein: MPAFTYMLECGDGSLYVGWTNDLEKRIRTHQAGQGGKYTRSRLPVRLAYFEELPDRHTAMSREWHLKRLTHKQKLALIDKAK, translated from the coding sequence TTGCCGGCCTTCACTTATATGCTGGAATGCGGGGACGGCAGCCTATATGTGGGCTGGACCAATGACCTGGAAAAACGCATCAGGACCCATCAGGCGGGGCAGGGAGGCAAGTACACCCGGTCCCGCCTGCCTGTCCGTCTGGCATATTTCGAGGAACTGCCGGATAGGCACACGGCCATGAGCAGGGAGTGGCATTTGAAGCGCCTTACCCACAAGCAAAAGCTGGCACTCATTGACAAGGCCAAATAA
- a CDS encoding peptidylprolyl isomerase: MKKIMILALALMLLLTGGCLAQADNNGGTKKVANRIAVFETNLGTFEIELFEDKAPKTTKNFIDLTEKGFYDGIIFHRVIDGFMIQGGDPTGTGMGGPGYTIDDEFGDGLRHSSEGILSMANAGPNTGGSQFFITLDKTPWLDGHHAVFGKVVKGMDVVKKIGKVKTDFSDRPLEDVVMQKVTIKEAE, encoded by the coding sequence ATGAAAAAGATAATGATTTTGGCCCTGGCGCTCATGCTCCTGCTGACTGGCGGGTGCCTGGCCCAGGCGGACAATAATGGAGGCACGAAGAAAGTGGCAAACCGCATCGCAGTTTTTGAAACCAATCTGGGAACTTTTGAAATCGAGCTTTTTGAGGACAAGGCACCGAAGACCACCAAGAACTTCATTGACCTGACGGAGAAGGGCTTCTATGACGGCATTATCTTCCACCGCGTCATTGACGGCTTCATGATCCAGGGCGGCGACCCCACGGGCACCGGCATGGGCGGCCCTGGCTACACCATTGATGATGAGTTCGGTGACGGCCTCCGCCACAGCAGCGAGGGTATCCTCTCCATGGCCAATGCAGGCCCCAACACCGGCGGCAGCCAGTTCTTCATCACTTTGGACAAGACTCCCTGGCTGGACGGCCATCATGCAGTCTTCGGCAAGGTCGTGAAGGGCATGGATGTGGTGAAGAAGATTGGCAAGGTCAAGACTGACTTCTCCGACCGCCCCCTGGAGGACGTGGTGATGCAGAAGGTCACCATCAAAGAGGCGGAGTAA
- a CDS encoding aminopeptidase, which translates to MEQELLKKYARLVVRVGVNLQDDQILVINSPLECAEFARLIAAEAFAAGAHDVVVSWGDEELARIRYAGGRKEIFAEFPEWRVRFYQDYAEQGAAFVSIAARNPEIFKDIEQEKLTLSAQAAGAALLEYRARLMNNENTWCVVSVPTAGWAKKVFPELGEEEAKASLWQEIFRTVRIEPETDPAEAWKEHIATLQKAAEFLNKQNFKALHYKNNLGTDLTVELPEGHIWAGGAEKAATGVTFAANMPTEEVYSLPLREGVNGTVYASKPLIYNGNRIENFHLTFKEGRVVDFGAEVGEETLKELINMDEGSHYLGEVALVPYDSPISNSGILFYNTLFDENAACHLALGKAYPTCLEGGEKMDSVTLLQHGVNDSLVHEDFMIGTADLSIVGITREGEKVEIFRNGNFAPGVLD; encoded by the coding sequence ATGGAACAGGAACTGCTGAAAAAATATGCCAGGCTGGTGGTCAGAGTAGGGGTGAACCTGCAGGATGACCAGATCCTGGTCATCAATTCCCCCCTGGAGTGTGCAGAGTTTGCCCGCCTCATTGCGGCCGAGGCCTTTGCGGCAGGCGCCCATGATGTGGTGGTGAGCTGGGGAGATGAAGAACTGGCCCGCATCCGTTATGCGGGTGGCAGGAAGGAAATCTTCGCGGAGTTCCCTGAGTGGAGAGTGCGCTTCTATCAGGATTACGCAGAGCAGGGAGCGGCCTTTGTGTCCATTGCTGCCCGCAATCCTGAGATTTTCAAGGATATAGAGCAGGAAAAGCTAACTCTTTCCGCCCAGGCGGCGGGGGCTGCGCTCCTGGAGTATCGCGCGCGCCTTATGAACAATGAGAACACCTGGTGCGTGGTGTCCGTGCCTACGGCAGGCTGGGCGAAGAAGGTTTTCCCGGAATTGGGTGAGGAAGAGGCCAAGGCCAGTCTCTGGCAGGAAATCTTCCGCACGGTGCGCATTGAGCCAGAGACAGACCCGGCTGAGGCCTGGAAGGAGCATATCGCTACTTTGCAAAAAGCGGCTGAGTTCCTGAACAAGCAGAACTTCAAGGCCCTGCACTACAAGAACAACCTGGGCACAGACCTTACGGTGGAACTGCCGGAGGGCCATATCTGGGCAGGGGGAGCGGAGAAAGCCGCCACGGGAGTGACTTTTGCCGCCAATATGCCTACGGAGGAAGTCTACTCCCTGCCCCTGCGGGAGGGGGTGAACGGCACGGTTTACGCCTCCAAGCCCTTGATTTACAACGGCAACCGCATTGAGAATTTCCACCTGACCTTCAAGGAGGGTCGTGTGGTGGACTTCGGGGCAGAAGTTGGAGAGGAAACTCTGAAGGAACTTATCAATATGGACGAGGGTTCCCATTATCTTGGCGAAGTGGCCCTGGTGCCATATGATTCACCCATCTCCAACAGCGGCATCCTCTTCTACAACACCCTCTTCGACGAGAACGCCGCCTGCCATCTGGCTCTGGGCAAGGCTTATCCCACCTGCCTGGAGGGCGGGGAGAAGATGGACAGCGTGACACTGCTGCAGCATGGAGTGAACGATTCCCTGGTCCACGAGGACTTCATGATAGGCACCGCTGACCTCTCCATTGTGGGCATTACCCGTGAGGGGGAGAAAGTGGAGATTTTCAGAAACGGCAATTTTGCCCCCGGAGTTCTTGACTAA
- a CDS encoding YitT family protein — MIQLKMLEHRLLRYLGISLGCLIASCSINLFLVPAHLLTGGATGIAIIVYYLSHLPIGLQTFLYNIPLLLAAWKTLGRGYTFDVIIGTAIFSFFLDFTKPLNAYAPVNDIMLSAIFGGVFNGIGYGIVFRMNGSTGGFDIIGAIVKKYYSLNMGGVIFAFNCLIMAAAAFLFGVAPAMFTLICMYMNANVTDKVIAGFNKRKAVLIISDQAQHIAEGIITEVGRGVTFLHGQGAFTRRERNVVFVVVNLTQVSKIKLIANLFDPGAFMIVISANEVMGRGFSTPGVDIEEMLKRRKKKMEQEALKSAERKQ; from the coding sequence ATGATACAGCTGAAGATGCTCGAACACCGGCTTTTGCGGTATCTTGGTATCTCCCTGGGCTGCCTTATTGCCAGCTGTTCCATCAACCTCTTTCTGGTGCCTGCGCACCTGCTGACAGGCGGCGCCACGGGCATTGCCATCATTGTCTACTACCTGAGCCATCTGCCCATAGGCTTGCAGACCTTTCTTTACAATATCCCGCTGCTTCTGGCGGCCTGGAAGACCTTGGGCAGGGGCTATACCTTCGACGTCATCATAGGCACGGCTATCTTTTCCTTCTTCCTGGATTTCACCAAGCCGCTGAATGCCTATGCGCCTGTCAATGACATCATGCTCTCAGCCATTTTCGGCGGTGTCTTCAACGGCATCGGCTACGGCATTGTCTTCCGCATGAACGGCAGCACCGGCGGCTTTGACATCATCGGCGCCATTGTGAAGAAGTATTACTCCCTGAATATGGGAGGCGTGATCTTTGCCTTCAACTGCCTGATCATGGCGGCGGCGGCTTTCCTCTTTGGCGTGGCGCCGGCCATGTTCACCCTGATCTGCATGTACATGAATGCCAATGTGACTGACAAGGTCATAGCGGGCTTCAATAAGCGCAAGGCAGTGCTCATCATCTCCGACCAGGCCCAGCATATAGCCGAGGGCATCATCACGGAGGTGGGCCGGGGGGTCACCTTCCTGCACGGTCAGGGGGCCTTTACCCGCCGGGAACGGAATGTGGTGTTCGTGGTAGTGAATCTTACCCAGGTATCCAAGATAAAGCTGATAGCCAACCTCTTTGACCCCGGGGCCTTCATGATTGTCATTTCTGCCAACGAGGTCATGGGCCGGGGCTTCAGCACGCCGGGGGTGGACATCGAAGAAATGCTGAAGCGCAGGAAGAAGAAAATGGAGCAGGAGGCGCTGAAAAGCGCAGAAAGGAAGCAATAG
- the dtd gene encoding D-aminoacyl-tRNA deacylase: MKAVVTRVKSASVTIEGKVEGAIGQGYLVLLGVGPEDSEAEADYLAEKIVHLRVFEDEQGKMNLNIEQVGGEILVISQFTLYADLSSRRPGFSHAAPPSLAEPLYNYFMAKLEELGFPPQHGSFGADMQVESINDGPVTLIFDTEEMRNKKK; the protein is encoded by the coding sequence ATGAAAGCAGTAGTTACACGGGTGAAGTCAGCCTCTGTCACCATTGAGGGAAAAGTAGAAGGGGCCATCGGCCAGGGCTATCTGGTGCTGCTGGGGGTAGGCCCGGAGGACTCTGAGGCTGAGGCTGATTATCTGGCAGAGAAAATAGTGCACCTGCGGGTCTTTGAGGATGAGCAGGGGAAGATGAACCTGAACATCGAGCAGGTGGGGGGAGAAATCCTGGTCATTTCCCAGTTCACCCTCTATGCTGACCTCAGCAGCCGTCGCCCGGGCTTTTCTCATGCGGCGCCGCCCTCCTTGGCAGAGCCTTTGTACAATTACTTCATGGCAAAGCTGGAGGAATTGGGGTTCCCACCCCAGCATGGCAGCTTTGGAGCGGATATGCAGGTGGAGTCCATCAATGACGGGCCCGTTACTCTTATCTTTGACACTGAGGAAATGAGGAATAAGAAGAAATGA
- a CDS encoding alpha/beta hydrolase, producing MKKILISCLLTAVVMTVSFVLGAGYFIGNYLVSFGLERGTFGGHTEPPRAFALLMPPESRKYDRPDYLSEPWELQSEDGLHLTATHFSPEESSNKWVIVAHGYGCNQTNSYYIAENYLMMGYHVLTPDLRASGESQGQFLTMGYRESADVTAWAGLIAMRYPEAHIVLHGVSMGAATVMLASDDENLPAQVVACVEDSGYTSAFDLLAHQMKDSFGLPPFPAMNLLDWRCREVAGFSLNQAVPVQAVKNSKVPMLFIHGLKDTLVPPAMAQELYDAAVAPRKEILFIEEAVHGAASQTGQEQYFKTIRDFVKPYMTKG from the coding sequence ATGAAGAAAATATTGATTTCCTGCCTGCTGACAGCCGTGGTCATGACCGTTTCTTTTGTGCTGGGGGCAGGTTATTTTATTGGCAATTATCTGGTTTCTTTTGGCCTGGAACGGGGTACCTTTGGTGGACATACGGAGCCGCCCCGGGCCTTTGCCCTGCTGATGCCGCCGGAGAGCCGCAAGTATGACAGGCCGGATTACCTCAGCGAACCCTGGGAATTGCAGTCTGAGGATGGGCTGCACCTCACCGCCACTCATTTTTCACCGGAGGAAAGTTCCAATAAGTGGGTAATCGTGGCTCATGGCTATGGCTGCAACCAGACTAATTCATATTATATAGCAGAAAACTATCTAATGATGGGGTACCATGTGCTGACGCCTGACCTCAGGGCTTCCGGGGAAAGCCAGGGGCAGTTTCTCACTATGGGGTATAGAGAAAGTGCGGATGTGACTGCCTGGGCAGGGCTGATAGCCATGCGCTATCCTGAGGCCCATATCGTGCTGCATGGCGTTTCTATGGGAGCCGCCACGGTGATGCTGGCCTCTGATGACGAGAACCTGCCGGCTCAGGTAGTGGCCTGTGTGGAGGACAGCGGCTATACCAGCGCCTTTGACCTTCTGGCTCATCAGATGAAGGATTCCTTCGGCCTGCCGCCCTTCCCGGCAATGAACCTCCTGGACTGGCGCTGCAGGGAAGTGGCCGGCTTCAGCCTCAATCAGGCGGTGCCTGTCCAGGCGGTGAAAAATTCCAAGGTGCCCATGCTCTTTATCCACGGGCTGAAGGATACTCTGGTACCTCCTGCCATGGCGCAGGAACTTTATGATGCGGCTGTGGCTCCCCGCAAGGAAATCCTCTTCATCGAGGAGGCTGTCCATGGGGCTGCCAGCCAGACTGGACAGGAGCAGTATTTCAAGACCATCAGGGATTTTGTCAAGCCCTATATGACGAAAGGATAA
- the aguB gene encoding N-carbamoylputrescine amidase yields MREVTVAAIQMQMVAEVSENIRKAEKLVREAAGRGAQVILLPELFERPYFCQQRQYEFYAFATALEDNPAVRHFQPIAKELEVAMPISFYEKDGTRLFNSIAMLDADGSVLGVYRKTHIPDDHYYQEKFYFTPGNTGFKVWATRYGRIGVGICWDQWFPEAARAMALQGAEMLLYPTAIGSEPILDTDSMPHWRRCMQGHAGSNLVPVIAANRVGMEKVEPCEENGGQSSSLKFYGSSFITDNTGGIIAEANRTDETILTASFDLERLEKDRLSWGLFRDRRPEMYQDIVK; encoded by the coding sequence ATGCGAGAGGTAACCGTGGCTGCCATTCAGATGCAGATGGTGGCAGAGGTCAGTGAAAATATCCGCAAGGCTGAAAAGCTGGTGCGGGAAGCCGCAGGGCGGGGGGCGCAGGTAATCCTGTTGCCTGAGCTCTTTGAGCGTCCCTATTTCTGCCAGCAACGACAGTATGAGTTTTACGCTTTTGCCACGGCTTTGGAGGATAATCCTGCTGTGAGGCATTTTCAGCCTATAGCTAAGGAACTTGAAGTTGCTATGCCCATCAGCTTTTACGAGAAGGACGGAACCCGTCTCTTCAACAGCATTGCCATGCTGGATGCGGACGGCTCTGTTTTGGGGGTCTACCGCAAGACACATATTCCCGATGACCATTATTATCAGGAGAAGTTCTACTTCACCCCGGGCAATACGGGATTCAAGGTCTGGGCCACCCGCTATGGCAGGATAGGCGTGGGCATCTGCTGGGACCAGTGGTTCCCAGAGGCCGCCCGGGCAATGGCCCTGCAGGGGGCGGAGATGCTGCTCTATCCTACGGCCATTGGTTCTGAGCCCATCCTGGACACGGACAGCATGCCCCACTGGCGCCGCTGCATGCAGGGGCATGCCGGCAGCAATCTTGTGCCTGTTATTGCGGCCAACCGGGTGGGGATGGAAAAAGTGGAGCCCTGCGAAGAAAATGGCGGGCAGTCCTCCTCCCTGAAGTTCTATGGCTCGTCCTTCATCACAGACAATACCGGTGGTATTATCGCTGAGGCCAACCGCACGGACGAAACGATTCTGACGGCCAGCTTCGACCTGGAGCGTCTGGAGAAAGACCGCCTGAGCTGGGGGCTTTTCCGCGACCGCAGGCCGGAGATGTATCAGGATATAGTGAAGTAG